The Candidatus Methanoperedens sp. genome has a window encoding:
- a CDS encoding radical SAM protein, translating into MLFRYFDVMKDKLPSQFRISQSLRVDFKKDSPLEELWEIHDNAMKFFYEKFEEISSVKELSPPVEPSLLALKEAIADKILESCHFCERRCGANRKKKELGYCRCEAVSHYSAEFQHFGEEPELVPSHTIFFTGCNFSCVYCQNWEISTSPQSGISILPQEMARIIALRRAYGSRNVNFVTPTPHTHVILKILNALKINIPVVWNSNMYYSKEIAKLLEGVVDVYLGDFRYGNDECAVKYSNAPDYWEVVTRNFEKAYTRGEILLRQLVLPGHLECCTRPIVQWTKEHIPKARFNLMFQYRPSYRAYEYPDINRSLSPEEIQKALDIVKESGLEDVLV; encoded by the coding sequence ATGCTTTTTCGATATTTTGATGTGATGAAGGACAAGCTTCCTTCACAGTTCAGGATTTCCCAATCGCTGAGGGTTGATTTTAAAAAAGATTCACCGCTGGAGGAACTCTGGGAAATACACGATAACGCGATGAAGTTTTTTTATGAGAAATTTGAGGAGATAAGCTCTGTGAAAGAACTTTCCCCTCCTGTCGAACCTTCGCTTCTCGCTTTGAAAGAAGCAATCGCGGACAAGATACTCGAATCCTGTCATTTTTGTGAGAGGCGCTGCGGGGCAAACCGCAAAAAAAAGGAGTTGGGTTACTGTAGATGCGAGGCTGTTTCGCATTATTCTGCCGAGTTCCAACACTTTGGCGAGGAGCCTGAACTCGTGCCATCGCATACGATATTCTTCACAGGCTGCAATTTTTCCTGCGTTTACTGCCAGAACTGGGAAATTTCAACCTCGCCCCAAAGCGGTATTTCCATATTACCGCAGGAAATGGCAAGGATAATCGCACTGAGGCGCGCTTATGGCTCAAGGAATGTGAATTTTGTAACCCCGACGCCGCATACGCATGTCATCCTTAAGATACTGAACGCACTGAAAATCAATATACCTGTTGTATGGAACTCCAATATGTATTATTCGAAGGAAATTGCAAAATTGCTTGAAGGCGTTGTTGATGTGTATCTCGGGGATTTCAGGTATGGGAACGATGAATGCGCAGTCAAATATTCAAACGCGCCTGATTACTGGGAAGTGGTGACGCGGAATTTTGAAAAAGCATACACCAGAGGAGAAATCCTGCTAAGACAGCTTGTTCTTCCGGGACATCTTGAATGCTGCACCAGACCGATTGTACAATGGACGAAAGAGCATATCCCGAAGGCAAGGTTTAACCTGATGTTCCAGTACCGTCCCAGTTACAGGGCTTATGAATATCCGGATATAAACCGGAGTCTTTCGCCGGAGGAGATTCAAAAGGCGCTTGATATTGTGAAAGAATCCGGGCTTGAAGATGTGCTGGTGTGA
- the mqnE gene encoding aminofutalosine synthase MqnE, with amino-acid sequence MEELSSIIEKVQATEELDFEDGMLLMESKNLSLIGALADYARKKTVGERVMFVTNCHINYTNICISKCRFCAYFREEGQKGAFTLTIDEIMEKAQKASRMGATELHIVGSLNPKLPFEYYEEMLSRLNEKHPEMSLKAYTAVEIAHLAETAGISVKEVLLRLKNAGLAGLPGGGGEIFNEDIRKKLCPNKISGERWLEVMETAHKLGIKSNATMLYGHIEAHEDIVDHILRIRKLQKKTKGFQAFIPLSFHPDNTELQKNGVRGPTGFDDLKIIAVSRLLLNGYVNNIKAYWVMVGEKLAQIALHYGANDIDGTVMEERITHAAGGASPEYMPKERLIHLIKNAGRIPVERTTNYEIIKEY; translated from the coding sequence ATGGAAGAGCTCTCATCGATAATAGAAAAAGTACAGGCAACAGAGGAACTGGATTTTGAGGACGGCATGCTCCTCATGGAATCCAAAAACCTCTCACTCATAGGAGCGCTTGCGGATTATGCGCGCAAAAAAACTGTGGGCGAGAGGGTGATGTTTGTAACCAACTGCCACATAAACTATACCAATATCTGCATCTCAAAATGCAGGTTCTGTGCGTATTTCAGGGAAGAGGGGCAAAAAGGTGCTTTCACCCTTACCATTGATGAAATAATGGAGAAAGCGCAAAAGGCTTCGAGAATGGGCGCAACCGAACTCCATATCGTCGGCTCGCTCAATCCCAAACTCCCTTTTGAATATTATGAGGAAATGCTCAGCAGGCTTAATGAGAAGCATCCTGAAATGTCATTGAAGGCATATACGGCAGTGGAGATTGCGCACCTTGCAGAAACAGCAGGAATAAGCGTCAAAGAAGTGCTTCTGCGCCTGAAAAATGCAGGGCTTGCAGGTCTTCCAGGAGGCGGCGGGGAGATATTCAACGAAGATATCAGGAAAAAACTTTGCCCGAATAAAATCAGCGGGGAGCGGTGGCTTGAAGTTATGGAAACCGCCCACAAGCTTGGAATAAAAAGCAATGCCACGATGCTCTACGGACATATAGAGGCGCACGAGGACATTGTTGACCATATCCTGAGGATCAGGAAATTGCAGAAGAAAACAAAAGGTTTCCAGGCATTCATCCCTCTGAGCTTCCACCCCGATAACACCGAGCTCCAAAAAAACGGGGTGAGAGGTCCAACCGGGTTTGATGACCTGAAAATCATCGCGGTCTCGCGCCTTTTGCTGAACGGGTATGTCAATAACATCAAGGCATACTGGGTCATGGTGGGGGAGAAGCTTGCCCAGATTGCGCTTCACTATGGGGCGAACGATATCGACGGCACAGTGATGGAAGAGCGCATCACTCATGCGGCTGGAGGGGCTTCGCCGGAATATATGCCCAAAGAGAGGCTGATTCATTTAATAAAAAATGCAGGCAGGATTCCGGTGGAAAGAACTACGAATTATGAAATAATAAAAGAGTATTGA
- a CDS encoding KH domain-containing protein: MTEYIKVPLERIAVLVGPKGGIKELIEEKSTAMLNIDSQSGDVEIKSAKDPLKGMRATEVIHAIARGFSPEKALRLFDDEFLMFETIDLSNIARTEKDLQRIRGRIIGKSGKTREIFESLTNVRISVYGKTVCLIGHPEQNSVAKKGIDMLLEGSSHGPVYKFLEKKRSELKRSEMGL; this comes from the coding sequence ATGACAGAGTATATCAAAGTTCCACTTGAGAGAATCGCCGTTCTTGTGGGTCCCAAAGGCGGTATTAAGGAATTGATCGAAGAGAAATCAACAGCAATGCTCAATATCGACAGCCAGAGCGGGGATGTTGAGATAAAAAGTGCGAAAGATCCGCTCAAAGGAATGCGTGCAACAGAAGTGATACATGCCATTGCGCGGGGTTTCAGTCCTGAAAAGGCTCTTCGGCTCTTTGATGATGAGTTTCTTATGTTTGAGACAATCGACCTTTCGAATATCGCCAGAACAGAAAAAGACCTCCAGCGCATCAGAGGAAGAATCATAGGCAAGAGCGGGAAAACACGGGAGATCTTTGAGTCGCTTACCAATGTACGCATCTCGGTTTATGGGAAAACTGTATGTCTGATAGGGCATCCGGAACAAAATTCGGTGGCAAAAAAAGGGATAGATATGCTTCTGGAAGGCTCATCGCATGGTCCTGTCTATAAGTTCCTTGAGAAGAAAAGAAGCGAATTGAAACGCTCTGAAATGGGTTTGTGA
- a CDS encoding serine protein kinase RIO, translating to MVSDKKLHRMDEIIDEFRMRIKDSDQRGVYSDVFDEATLMALYELSRKGYIEALGGCFSTGKEANLFHALAKKDDISEIAVKIYLISTANFNAMKEYILGDPRFMGIKQSRKDIILAWTRKEFKNLKRAEEAGVRVPKPYFTKRNILLMEFIGKDGIPMPQLKEAELTHEEAKHIFNRTVEYMKLLYSKAKLVHADLSEYNILVDVNTMEPVIIDMGQSVMTDHLNADAYLRRDVANIARFFGKYIKTDEDEMISIIKEEAK from the coding sequence ATGGTGAGTGACAAGAAGCTTCACCGCATGGATGAGATAATCGATGAATTCCGCATGCGTATCAAGGATTCTGACCAGAGAGGGGTTTATTCTGATGTTTTTGACGAGGCGACACTAATGGCACTCTACGAGCTTTCCAGAAAAGGCTACATCGAGGCGCTTGGGGGTTGTTTCAGCACAGGAAAAGAGGCGAATCTTTTCCATGCTCTCGCGAAAAAAGACGATATTTCTGAAATTGCCGTGAAGATCTACCTCATTTCCACTGCAAATTTTAATGCCATGAAGGAATACATTCTGGGAGACCCGCGTTTTATGGGGATTAAACAATCCAGAAAGGATATAATTCTTGCATGGACAAGAAAAGAATTTAAGAACCTGAAGCGTGCCGAAGAAGCCGGGGTAAGGGTGCCGAAACCGTATTTTACAAAAAGGAACATTCTGTTAATGGAGTTTATCGGAAAGGACGGAATCCCAATGCCCCAATTGAAAGAAGCCGAACTGACACATGAAGAGGCAAAACATATTTTTAACAGGACTGTCGAGTATATGAAACTCCTGTATTCAAAGGCAAAACTTGTCCATGCCGACTTAAGCGAATATAATATACTGGTAGATGTGAATACGATGGAGCCGGTGATAATAGATATGGGTCAGTCGGTTATGACAGACCATTTAAATGCGGATGCGTACCTGCGGCGCGATGTAGCCAATATTGCACGGTTCTTCGGGAAATACATCAAGACTGATGAAGATGAAATGATTTCGATTATAAAAGAGGAAGCAAAATGA
- the eif1A gene encoding translation initiation factor eIF-1A codes for MKKRENKNQQPEEFTRIRIPQKKANELLGTVESLLGANKLRVRCMDGVVRLARIPGKMKKSTWIREGDVVILVPWSFQNEKADIVWKYSGPQVNWLERKGFLKT; via the coding sequence CTGAAAAAGCGAGAAAATAAAAACCAGCAGCCCGAAGAATTCACCAGGATTCGCATCCCTCAAAAAAAGGCGAACGAGTTATTAGGCACCGTTGAAAGTTTGCTGGGGGCAAATAAGCTGAGGGTCAGGTGCATGGATGGGGTAGTAAGGCTCGCTCGCATTCCAGGTAAAATGAAGAAAAGTACATGGATTCGTGAAGGGGACGTGGTTATATTAGTTCCATGGTCTTTCCAGAATGAAAAGGCAGACATAGTGTGGAAATATAGCGGACCTCAGGTAAACTGGCTCGAACGCAAGGGATTTTTAAAAACTTAA